TATCCAGCGATAATCGATTTCACGAGCAATTGGTGTTGCTATCGCAAACGAAGGATCGGGCTGCCCTGAGGCATGCGCGCAGAATCATACGGAAAAGACGCGGCAAAATAAGGGATCTGGGACGAAGTCCCAGCCGTGGGGTCGGGTACTCTCTGGGTGTGGCCGAGCGGGACGGCCCCTGGTGCCCTGCGGCACGAGCGCACCCTTATCGCGGGGCGCGGTGCCCAACCAAGGAGCGACAGCCATGGACATGGGGGCATACGCCGGCCGGGTGCTGCAGCGCTGCGACGCGCTGGCGCAGTGTAGCGAGGAGCCGGGGCGGATCACTCGGCGCTTCGCCACACCGGCGCTGGCCCAGGCCAATGCACTGGTGGCCGGCTGGATGCGCGCGGCCGGCATGGAGCCGCGCCAGGATGCGATCGGCAACCTGGTTGGCCGCTACCAGGCCGAACGGCCCGGCGCGCCGACGCTGCTGATCGGCTCGCACCTCGACTCGGTGCGCGATGCCGGGCGCTACGACGGGCCGCTGGGCGTGCTGGCCGGGCTGGCCTGTATCGAGCAGCTGCACGACCAGGGTATACGCCTGCCGTTCGCGATCGAGCTGTATGGCTTTGCCGACGAAGAGGGCGTGCGCTACCACAGCACCTACCTCGGCAGCCGCGCGGCCGCCGGAACATTCGCCGCCAGCGAACTTGCGCGCGTCGACGCCGACGGCATCGCCATGGCCGACGCGATCCGCACGGCCGGCGGCGACCCGCGCGCACTGGCGGCGGCCGCGCGTACCCGCGACGAACTGCTGGGCTATGTCGAGCTGCATATCGAACAGGGGCCGGTGCTCGAAGCGCTAGGGCTGCCGGTAGGCGTAGTGACCGCAATCGCCGGGCAGAGCCGGGTAGCGATCGAATTTGGCGGCATGGCCGGGCACGCCGGCACAGTGCCAATGGCGCTGCGCCAGGATGCGCTATGTGCCGCTGCCGAGTTTGTGCTGGCGGCCGAAGCGCTGGCCCACGCCACCGACCGGCTCGTGGCCACCGTTGGCCAGCTGAGCGTACAGCCCGGCGCGAGCAACGTCATCCCCGGCGCGGCCAGGCTGGCGCTCGATGTGCGCCACCACGACGACACCGTGCGTACACAGGCAGTCGCAGCGCTACACACGCGCGCCGAGCAGATCGGCGCGGCCAGGCGGGTATCGCTGAGCTGGCAGGCCGTGCAGGCCAGCAACGCAGTGCAGTGCGACGCGCGGCTGGCCGGGCTGCTTGGGCAGGCGATCGAGGCGCAAGGCTACCCGGCCCAGGCCCTGCCCAGCGGCGCGGGCCACGACGCAGTGGCGATTGCGGCGATCACGCCGGTGGCCATGCTGTTCGTGCGCTGCAAAGGCGGCATCAGCCATCACCCCGACGAGTCGGTGACTACGGCGGATGTAGCCGTAGGCCTCGGGGTGCTCGCGCGCTTCCTGCGGCTGCTGGCACACAACGGTTGACAAACGCCGCTACGCTCGTGTATAGTTGCACTCGTCAGATGGCAGCCATCTGACCTTCCAATGCACTGTAAACTCAATCATCGACCAGGCTTCGGCACGCGGCGTTTTTTGCCTTCGGCAGAGCGGTACGTTTCCGTTTACTGCTGCCTACTATTCGTGCTATGCACCAATCATTGGGCAGCGGAAGGTGATCACGTCATAGCTACGACTCTCCGCACGCCGGTGCGCGGCGCCTCGCTCGCCAACCAGGCACTCAGCATCCTGGCCGAGCGGATCGAGAGCGGCGTGTACCCCGGCAAGAGCCAGCTGCCGCCCGAGCAGGTGCTGGCGGCCGAGTTCAACGTGAGCCGCGCGACCATCCGCAGCGCGCTGGGCGCGCTGGCCGAGCGTGGGCTGGTAGTGCGGCGCCATGGCGTAGGCACCTTCGTCAGCCAGATCGCGCGGCTGGCCAACCCACTCAACGAGGCCGAAGACTTCGGCCATATGATCGCGCGTAGCGGCTGCGCGGCCGCAGTGCAGTTTGTACGGGTGACGCTGAACCCGCCCGAGCCGGCGGTGGCCGAGGCGCTACGCCTGGCGCCAGGAGCGCACGCGCTAGAGGCATGTAAGGTGTTTACGGCCGACGGCCAGCCGGTGATCTATTGCATCAATACAGTGCCGGTGGCCATACTCGGCGAGCCGCTTGCGGCCGAGGCACTGCACGACCCACAGGCAACCGAGCCGCTATTCGATGTGCTCGAGCAGCGCTGCGGCCGGCGCACCGAATACCAGATCGCCCGGCTGCGCGCCGAGCGTGCGCGTGACTGCCGCTTCCCCGATCTGGCACTCGCCCCCGACACGCCGCTGCTATATATCGAAGAGGTCGGCTACACCGCCGACGATACGCCGATCTGGCACTCGCACGAATATTTCCCGAACAGCCACATGACCTTCGAGCTCGTGCGTGATCGCGTGCGGCGGTAACATAGCCCGAGTTGCGCGGTGGAACCTTAGACGATTCTGCAGCCTGCGAACCCGTTAAGGAGATCTGGTATGTGGCAAACCTACTTCCAGCCCACCACACTGAGCCAGGCGCTCGAGCTGCTGGCGCACCACGCCGGGCAGGCGCGGCTGGTGGCCGGCGGCACCGACGTGCTGGTCGAGCTATCGCGCGGTGTGCGCCCAACCGCCACGCTGATCGACATCAGCCGGCTGAGCGAGCTGAAGTATGTGCGCCACGCCGGCGACCTGATCTGCATCGGCGGGCTGGCGACCCACAACGACGTGATCGCCAGCAGCGCGTGCGTGCGCTACGCGCTGCCGCTGGCCCAGGCCTGCTGCGAGGTCGGCGCGCCGCAGATCCGCACCCGCGCGACTGTGGCCGGCAACCTTGCGACTGCCTCGCCGGCCAACGACACGATCACGCCGCTGATCGCGCTAGGCGCCGAGCTGGTGCTGGCCAGCGCCTCAGGCGAGCGCGGGTTGCCACTGCGCGAGTTCTACCCTGGCTTCCGGCAGACCGCGCTGCGGCCGGATGAGCTGATCCGCGAGATCCGCGTGCCGGCGCTGCGCGACGATCAGCGTGGGCTGTTCATCAAGCTTGGGCTGCGGCGTGCCCAGGCGATCTCGGTGATCGACCTGGCGATCGTGCTCACGCTCGAGCCGGCGCCGAGCACGAATCGGGCGCCGGCCGTCGCCAGCGCGACGATCGCGCTAGGATGCGTTGCGCCGACGATTGTGCGCGCGCCTGCGGCCGAGGCATACCTGTGCGGCCGCCCGCTCACGCCCGAGGTCTGTGCTGAGGCCGGGCGGCTGGCCGCCGCCGACGCGCGGCCGATCGACGATGTGCGCGGCTCGGCCGGCTACCGCCGCACAACCCTGGCCAACCTGGTGGCCGATGGGCTGCGCCGGCTCGCCGCAGGCCGCGAGCGCGCGGGCTGGCCGGCGCGGCCGGTGATGCTCGATACAACCGGGGCGGCGGGCGATCCCTCCGCCGGGCTGGGCGTAAGCGCGAAGCATTCGCCCAGCCCGGCAGCGCAGCCGCCGCAGGGGGTTGGCGCGAATGCTTCGCCTCTACTGGGCACGATCCACACGACGATCAACGGCGTGCGCTATGCCCTGGGCGGCGAGGCCCTGACCACATCGCTGCTCGACGCGCTGCGCGATGACGCCGGGCTGACCGGCACCAAGGAAGGCTGCGCCGAGGGCGAATGCGGCGCCTGCACGGTCTGGCTGAATGGCCAGGCGGTGATGGCCTGCCTGACCCCGGCCGGCCAGGCGCACGGCGCGGCGGTGACGACGATCGAGGGACTGGCCGGAGCACAGCCGGCCGAGGTGGGCGATACCGCCACTCGCCCGCCCAACGTCGGCCTGCATCGCCTGCAACACGCGTTCATTCGCCACGCGGCAGTGCAGTGCGGCTACTGCATCCCAGGTATGCTCATGGCCGGCGCCAAGCTGCTCGATGAGTGCGGCCAGCCGACGCTCGAGCAGGCCCAGGCGGCGCTTAGCGGCAATATCTGCCGCTGCACCGGCTACCGCAAGATCCTCGATGCCGTGCTCGACGCGGCAGGTGGGCAGACACGCGACACGCGACACGAGACAAGGAGATAGTGTCTCGTGTCTCGTGTCTCGTGTCTCGTGTCGCGTGTCTCGTGTCTCATGTCGCGGGTCGCGGGTCGCGGGTCTTAAGCTGTGTCTTCGGAAGGAACTACAATGACGACTGCTATCGGCGAATCGCTGCCGCGCCCCGACGCGCTTGGCAAGGTCACCGGCACGGCCGGCTACCCCGGCGACCTGGTGCGCAGCGGTATGCTGCAGCTCAAGGTGGTGTTCGCCGAGCGCCCGCACGCGCGCATCCTGGCGCTCGACACCAGCGCCGCGCTGGCGCACCCCGGCGTGGTGGCGGTGCTGACCGCCGCCGATGTGCCGTATAACGCGTTCGGGCTGATCGACCACGACCAGCCGGTGCTGTGTGGCGAGAAGGTACGTTTTGTCGGCGATAAGGTGGCGCTGGTGGTGGCCGAGAGCAAGCGTGCCGCCGCTGCCGCCGCCCGGCTGGTGCGCGTAACCTATGACGATCTGCCGGCAGTGACCGACCCGCGCGCCGCGCTGGCGCCCGATGCGCCGCTGGTTCATGCGGCGCGCGGCAGCAATGTGCTATTCAGTATGCCCATCCGCAAGGGCAATATTGCACAAGGCTTTGCCGACGCCGATGTGGTGCTCGAAGGCGAGTTTCATACCTCGTGGCAAGAGCACGCATTCCTCCAACCCGAAGCCGGCGTGGCCTGGGTTGATGCGCAGGGCCGGCTGGTGATCGAAACCGCCGGGCAGTGGCTGCACGAGGATCGCAAGCAGATCGCCGCGATGCTGCAGCTGCCCGAAGATCAGGTGATCGTGCGCTACGCCGCGATCGGCGGGGCGTTTGGCGGGCGCGAGGATCTGTCGATCCAGCATGTGCTGGCGCTGGCGGCCTGGCGGCTGCGCCGGCCGGTGGCGCTGGTGTGGAGCCGCGAGGAATCGATGATCGGCCACCACAAGCGCCACCCGATCAGCGTGCGCTGCACCTGGGGCGCGCGCCGCGACGGCACGATCACCGCTGTGCGGGCCGAGGTGATCGCCGACGGCGGCGCGTATGCCTCGACCAGCCAGGAGGTCACCAAGGTGGCCACGCTGTTCGCCAATGGCGCCTACAACGTGCCGAACATCTGGGTCGACGGCTACGCGGTGTACACCAACAACCTGCCCAGCGGCGCGTTTCGCGGCTTTGGCGCGCCACAGGCCCAGTTCGCCAGCGAGATCATGGTCACGCGCCTGGCGCACGCGCTGGGGCTCGACCCGCTCGAGATCCGGCGCAAGAACCTGTACCGCGAGGGCGATATTG
The sequence above is drawn from the Candidatus Kouleothrix ribensis genome and encodes:
- a CDS encoding allantoate amidohydrolase, coding for MDMGAYAGRVLQRCDALAQCSEEPGRITRRFATPALAQANALVAGWMRAAGMEPRQDAIGNLVGRYQAERPGAPTLLIGSHLDSVRDAGRYDGPLGVLAGLACIEQLHDQGIRLPFAIELYGFADEEGVRYHSTYLGSRAAAGTFAASELARVDADGIAMADAIRTAGGDPRALAAAARTRDELLGYVELHIEQGPVLEALGLPVGVVTAIAGQSRVAIEFGGMAGHAGTVPMALRQDALCAAAEFVLAAEALAHATDRLVATVGQLSVQPGASNVIPGAARLALDVRHHDDTVRTQAVAALHTRAEQIGAARRVSLSWQAVQASNAVQCDARLAGLLGQAIEAQGYPAQALPSGAGHDAVAIAAITPVAMLFVRCKGGISHHPDESVTTADVAVGLGVLARFLRLLAHNG
- a CDS encoding GntR family transcriptional regulator; amino-acid sequence: MRGASLANQALSILAERIESGVYPGKSQLPPEQVLAAEFNVSRATIRSALGALAERGLVVRRHGVGTFVSQIARLANPLNEAEDFGHMIARSGCAAAVQFVRVTLNPPEPAVAEALRLAPGAHALEACKVFTADGQPVIYCINTVPVAILGEPLAAEALHDPQATEPLFDVLEQRCGRRTEYQIARLRAERARDCRFPDLALAPDTPLLYIEEVGYTADDTPIWHSHEYFPNSHMTFELVRDRVRR
- a CDS encoding FAD binding domain-containing protein; this translates as MWQTYFQPTTLSQALELLAHHAGQARLVAGGTDVLVELSRGVRPTATLIDISRLSELKYVRHAGDLICIGGLATHNDVIASSACVRYALPLAQACCEVGAPQIRTRATVAGNLATASPANDTITPLIALGAELVLASASGERGLPLREFYPGFRQTALRPDELIREIRVPALRDDQRGLFIKLGLRRAQAISVIDLAIVLTLEPAPSTNRAPAVASATIALGCVAPTIVRAPAAEAYLCGRPLTPEVCAEAGRLAAADARPIDDVRGSAGYRRTTLANLVADGLRRLAAGRERAGWPARPVMLDTTGAAGDPSAGLGVSAKHSPSPAAQPPQGVGANASPLLGTIHTTINGVRYALGGEALTTSLLDALRDDAGLTGTKEGCAEGECGACTVWLNGQAVMACLTPAGQAHGAAVTTIEGLAGAQPAEVGDTATRPPNVGLHRLQHAFIRHAAVQCGYCIPGMLMAGAKLLDECGQPTLEQAQAALSGNICRCTGYRKILDAVLDAAGGQTRDTRHETRR
- a CDS encoding xanthine dehydrogenase family protein is translated as MTTAIGESLPRPDALGKVTGTAGYPGDLVRSGMLQLKVVFAERPHARILALDTSAALAHPGVVAVLTAADVPYNAFGLIDHDQPVLCGEKVRFVGDKVALVVAESKRAAAAAARLVRVTYDDLPAVTDPRAALAPDAPLVHAARGSNVLFSMPIRKGNIAQGFADADVVLEGEFHTSWQEHAFLQPEAGVAWVDAQGRLVIETAGQWLHEDRKQIAAMLQLPEDQVIVRYAAIGGAFGGREDLSIQHVLALAAWRLRRPVALVWSREESMIGHHKRHPISVRCTWGARRDGTITAVRAEVIADGGAYASTSQEVTKVATLFANGAYNVPNIWVDGYAVYTNNLPSGAFRGFGAPQAQFASEIMVTRLAHALGLDPLEIRRKNLYREGDIESTQRPLPPGVSVRECFARCVEEMRSRQEAKELRRQRDASKISLSPDRSVSASEEQPEPYLRRGWGVACGIKNIGYSFGYPEQATATVELHGALTIESATVRVGAADVGQGAHLAMRQIAAATLGLAPEQIHMITDDSSQAPDAGSASASRLTLMAGRAVYDAAQAARRLWDEEEERPAIATIQYRPPPTTALDPATGAGVPNYCYGYVAQAVEVEVNTLTGQVQVLQIISAHDVGRAINRQQVEGQIEGCLAQALGYALLEHFQMRDGQVLTPHFSSYLLPTTLDMPAAIVPVILELADSNGPFGARGVSEMALVPLAPAIASAIHAATGAWVTQQPMTPERVLAAIQRFEGLKV